TTCGCTCGCTCCGCCTCACCCCCTTGAAGCATTCAAAATTTTTCGCACCCTCTATAGCGTCGCCGGGTTGCGATCTTTCCCCGGCGCTGGTGCCATCGTTGCTACGTACACCATCATACGTAATTTTACTGGATAGCCCGGAAGAACGCAATGGCAATGCGCCCCCCGAAATGCATTTCTCCCGAACCGCTGCGGTTTCGGGCGACGCCTTCCGCCTGATTCGTCCCCGGCGGGAAGGCTCTGGTATACTCCTCCCGTTATCCGGGAATACCATAACAATAAAACGGAGTGTGGCGCATGTCAATTTGTTATTGCAACGGAAGCTTTCTTCCCATCGAGGAGGCCTCGCTGCCCGTGACGGATCTCGCCGTCCAGCGTGGCGTGGGCGTCTTCGAGGCGATCCGGACCTACTCCGGCAGGCCCTTTGCGCTTCAGCTGCACCTCCAGCGTCTGGAGCGTTCCGCAGACAGAACCAACATAGCACGTCCCGCCGCCTTTGGCCACCTGGAGGAGATTATTGACGAGGGAATCCGGCGCTCCGGCGAGCAGGAGCTGCTCGTCAAGCCCTACATCACCGGCGGCGACGTCAACGAGAGCGGCACCTTCCCGGAACCCCGGCTCTTCGTGCTCTTCGAGCCGCTCCATGTCTACCCTCAGGAGTACTACCGGAAGGGCGTGGCGCTGCTCCCCATGGAGATGGAACGCCCCGTGCCGGGGGTCAAGAGCATCGACTACATGGCGCCCTGGGCCGCCCGCGGCGGCCGGGTGGACGTGCTGGAGGGGATCTACGTCCCGGCGGGCGAGTTCACCGAGTCCACCAGCAGCAGCGTCTTCTTCGCTCTGGAAGGAAAACTGGTGACGGCGCCGC
The sequence above is drawn from the Synergistales bacterium genome and encodes:
- a CDS encoding aminotransferase class IV, translating into MSICYCNGSFLPIEEASLPVTDLAVQRGVGVFEAIRTYSGRPFALQLHLQRLERSADRTNIARPAAFGHLEEIIDEGIRRSGEQELLVKPYITGGDVNESGTFPEPRLFVLFEPLHVYPQEYYRKGVALLPMEMERPVPGVKSIDYMAPWAARGGRVDVLEGIYVPAGEFTESTSSSVFFALEGKLVTAPPDRVLPGITRGLVLEIAREAGFVVEERCLPRTELPQVREAFLTASIKEVMPVVRIGDRSVGNGLPGPVTAHLHRLYRRAVNRMLG